One Engraulis encrasicolus isolate BLACKSEA-1 chromosome 5, IST_EnEncr_1.0, whole genome shotgun sequence DNA segment encodes these proteins:
- the LOC134448782 gene encoding uncharacterized protein LOC134448782 → MTQPSTEFPLGLLFKNESVTSDLVDILQHMQREYVPRTPTGLQSIFIGGDRLTEGNSRSVQWAFGEGETPEDRLDGLLAKFEDWHAFRILLGVHFKIFCTERSARDHGTLFANMNTVKCSNAKKGPHHAFNAYKEFVRKDTSALFIAAAMEVFGMENVEDVPKDLPQDIMSMTKQEQRTWLHDKVAKVVDRFVINADIANIFQGVSQASQPQQREEMSCREPGCQRTFVYPKCRLKHERKDHGLDFGEDTSHKEEPTAKPPSCDYKKNHTEARLSFGLFLEDMQDAVREGDGERLIRLYRVALLYYRAYGRTQYAYSTLLLLIHVSAVLSPAKAHSLKWNRFFNGSTLTVPSSNEPYECSHLDL, encoded by the exons ATGACACAGCCATCAACTGAG TTTCCACTTGGGCTGCTGTTCAAGAATGAGAGTGTTACTTCAGATCTTGTGGATATCCTACAGCACATGCAGAGAGA ATACGTCCCAAGAACACCAACAGGTCTGCAGAGCATCTTCATCGGGGGTGACCGCCTGACTGAAGGCAACAGCAGATCCGTACAATGGGCCTTTGGGGAAGGCGAGACTCCTGAGGACAGGCTGGATGGATTACTCGCCAAATTTGAAGACTGGCATGCCTTCAGGATTCTCTTAGGG GTACACTTCAAGATCTTCTGCACCGAGAGGTCAGCGCGGGACCATGGAACTTTATTCGCAAATATGAATACAGTCAAGTGTAGCAATGCTAAGAAGGGACCGCACCATGCCTTCAATGCGTACAAAGAGTTCGTCCGGAAGGACACGTCTGCCCTCTTCATTGCGGCGGCGATGGAGGTCTTTGGAATGGAAAATGTGGAAG atgtaCCCAAGGATTTACCGCAGGACATCATGAGCATGACCAAACAGGAGCAGCGAACTTGGCTCCACGACAAAGTGGCCAAGGTTGTTGACAGGTTTGTCATCAACGCTGACATTGCCAACATTTTCCAGGGTGTAAGTCAGGCATCACAGCCCCAGCAAAGGGAGGAAATGAGCTGCCGGGAACCCGGGTGCCAGCGTACCTTTGTTTACCCAAAATGTCGGCTCAAACATGAGAGGAAAGATCATGGCCTAGACTTTGGGGAGGACACAAGCCACAAGGAAGAGCCCACTGCTAAGCCTCCCTCTTGTGactacaaaaaaaatcacacgGAGGCAAGGCTTAGCTTTGGGCTCTTCCTTGAGGACATGCAAGATGCCGTCAGAGAGGGGGACGGGGAGCGGCTGATCCGACTGTATAGAGTCGCTTTGTTGTACTACAGAGCCTATGGGCGCACCCAGTATGCGTATAGCACCTTGCTTCTGCTGATTCATGTTTCGGCAGTGCTGTCACCAGCAAAAGCACATAGCCTGAAATGGAACAGGTTTTTCAATG GTTCCACGCTCACAGTGCCATCTTCAAACGAGCCTTACGAATGCAGTCACTTGGACTTGTAG